A region of the Hyperolius riggenbachi isolate aHypRig1 chromosome 9, aHypRig1.pri, whole genome shotgun sequence genome:
ttgcaccacagccagcctagcatttagcattgtgaaaccatcctctgctaggcatgatttcatttttgcacctcactctatcgcatggtccatggtccaatcacaaagccctgcacccagcatgtgtctcatatgactgtctacaagtaagatttaggttagcagtctatttagtgtgtgtttggtggtatggtggtgagcatagctgtcttccatgtggttggcctgggtttgatccctggacatgtcatgaatgtgagtatggttttgaagtactacagatctctggagagagagagagagagagagagagagagagagagagagagagagaggaggaggaggaggaggaggaggaggaggaggaggaggaggaggaggaggaggaggaggaggaggaggaggaggaggaggaggaggaggaggaggaggaggagctactattcattttaggcatctagagggatagaaacccttacaaacctgaaacagtaaaatttcggttggagacacgaaattcgtcattacgggagtgaaatttcgattacgaaattgtaaattacgatttgaaaattaattacgatattacgaatttgggtcgtaatgttaaatttcgcattcgtaataaaagcagttcgaaatttcgaaaatttcggctcatctctaggttagataggtaggtgcccccagtatagtttagataggtaggtgcccgcagtataggttagataggtaggctcccgcagtataggttcgataggtaggttcccccagtatgggttagataggtaggttcccccagtataggttagataggtaggttcccccagtatagtttagataggtaggttcccgcagtataggttagataggtaggttcccccagtataggttagattagataggtaggttcccccagtatagattagataggtaggtgcccccagtataggttagataggtaggttcccccagtatgggttagataggtaggttcccccagtataggttagataggtaggttcccccagtatgggttagataggtaggttcccccagtataggttagataggtaggttcccccagtatgggttagataggtaggttcccccagtataagttagataggtaggttctcccagtatgggttagataggtaggttcctgcagtttaagttatataggtaggttcccgcagtataggatagttagggacAGGAGACTTGTCATTCTAGTGTGAGCTCTTTGCAGTTGAGTCCTGCAGGTATGACATTACCTGAGGTCACAAGTGTACAGCTACCATAATCTACCGTAGCTAAAGCCAACATTTTAAGTGCTGTTTCTATATATTTCCAGTGAATTCTGTCAAATACTTTCTCTGCATTGAACTAGAGAAGCAGAGGAGTTGTTGGGAGaggactgtgtgtgtgtcagaggagGTCTATCAATCTCCTTGTGCTGTCTGGGTTTTATGAAGCCTGCCTTATTAAGGTAAATTAGAGATGGCTGCATCTGCATAATTCTAGAGTTTATGAGATCCACATATCTTTTACTGTTTGAGGTTTATACCCAGATTAGCCCTATACCTTGTTgggtttttgcattttttttcctctatggTAGTGATGTTGATGTTGGCTTGCAGGACTTCTTTAGAGAATTTATCATACTGGCCTTCTAAGGTTATTTGTCATACATAAGGAGAGCAGAGTTGTGCTTAGGTTTTGAAATATTCATTAATGAAGCTGTAAGGGCTTCTGGCTTGTAAAACATTTTCCAAGATATGTAAAATAAGGTGTCCATATACCGGTACATACGTCCTGGGGCATCAGAACCATTTATCTCCTGGGTGGTCTAACCCCAGAAGGAGTTTGGATCAGGAAAAAGGAGGCAATAGCAAGGAAAGGTTCACTTGTGCAGAAGGAGTTCAATTCGTATGAGCAGTAACCATAACAACAAGCTTTGTAAGGACTAAAAAATAGCTTTCGGGTCCAGGCCAGAAGTGCTTAGTACTAGTAGGGCTGAGCAAGTCTACATAAAGAAGATTGAAGGGTATTCACAGCTATAATCAGTAGACAATGTATGCTGACACTTTCCAGCTTTTCCAGTTGTGAAGAAACttgtaccctttttttttttcttgtataatCAGGTGCAGAGAGGTTCATGAGGTTGACCTTGAAGTAGACATGTTTTTTGTCAACCTCAATCACTATACAATCATTCAAGGTGAATTCGGTACAGAACAAGGATGCTTCATGTTCTTCCTCCTGTTGCATTAATTAAACACTTCATTATAATCAATGTTTGACTTTTTGTCTTGGTGACTCTGGGTGGCCTTTAGGTAGTCCATCCACTCTACACTGCTGGGTTTTCAGTTTGAATGACCAGAAAGGCTATCAGCTCCCCTGGTTAATAACAGCTAAAGATGGCCAGACACATATTCTGACCCCCTCCGCAGTCAGGGTCTGACAGAGCTGGTGGGACATTTAAGGTCCACCTCTTTTACAATGGATTAATAGGTGGGACTTTCACAATGTTCTGACTATGCTTGTCACTTTTCACCTTGGCCAACTATGGACAACCTCAACGTACAGTCAGATGGACTGCGCACCACACAATGGTTATACAATCGTCCACCAGTGCTGTCAGACCCTGATTGAGGAGGGTCAGTAGATGCGGTGAGAACCTCACATGTGGTTGGGGTGGTGAGTAGGTACTTACGTATGTGATGTATCTGGTGTGTGCTCAACATACTGAACAGTTTGAAGCAGATTTGGGACTACACTGCATGCCTGGCAGCACAGATGTTCTACGCAAAttctttattttattgaaaagtaaCGGTCTCTGGGGAAATATTTAAAGTTAGGGACAAGCGAGGGTGAATGGTAGATATTTTATACCCATCCCAACGTCCCCAGAAGGAAGACTACCAGCTGCTGCAGTAAGTTCAATATCCAGGCTTTAATGGTAGAAtgctaaattttatttttaaagaaaaatgagAATTACAGCTGCTCATTTCTGCCGATGTCCTCTTGTGGTCTGCAGAACATTTCTTCCCCAGTACTGGGAACCGTGCGACTTACTGCACAATATGCTGACTGTGCTGAAATACAGGAAATAACCaagcttttccttttttttgtttgtaaaggaGAAATTTGAAATACTGAACTTGGAACTGAAAGTGGGAGAGACTCTGAAGCTGAAGGGGAAATTGCCGAGCGATGCCAAGAGGTGagtatgccacagactgagaggagcataaatgaactgtaaactccccccccccccccccccctccccaaatgtccacaaactgctaactcactgcacccccaccccatcccatgtccctcattccccttgctttggcaatgcctgtattgaagcttggtcatgccaataaagctatttttgatttgatttgatttgagtaTGACATATTCCGTGGAATGTAGTCAAAGCGTTTAGCAAAGAAAACTAAACCTGTAGCCTTCCAACGTGAAAAAGGTTAGCTCCTTCATGTATCCATCCCCGCACAAGCAGCTGtattcgcacaggcgcagtgtggCTGCGCTCTTTCATGAAGGGTAGCTTGGCCAcgagaacatatccaacaagctctggTTGGATAtgtttagatcaggggtctcaaactcacggcccgcgggccatttgctgccctcaatacaatattttgtggccctcgccggcaaaagcttccttatagttctcttcaatgctcccaagtaatctgctgcatccccgccgctaaacgagggctgcagagcccccaaatcgcccagggggcaatccgcaggcatttcctggaaggggcagagctttcagcttcagctctgcccctcctgacgtaaatcgccacctctccccgcccctctctgtgaaggaagggtgaaaggggcgggcagaggtggcgatgcgccacgattgacgtcaggaggggcagagctgaagctgaaagctctgccccttccaggaaatgccggtggattgccccccgggcgatttgggggctctgcagccctcgttttgcggcggggacacggcgggagctgctgattgtgaaatcccttatgcggcccagcctcatcctgactttgcctccaggtaaattgagtttgagacccctggtttagataTTCCGTGCGTGGCAAAGGTGGGATTGAGGAGGAGATGGgggactaatactgggtagggcccccctttattaggaacactatactagtactgggtagagcctccctttattagaaaccctatactggggagggccagggctgtttttaggggTGGGCAAGGTGGCCCATACAGAGTGTACTCTCTGTGGTTCCACTTCTAGCACTGCCTGTCACCATGTAAAGGGTAGCTcctctggccatctatactgggagTCACATCGCTTCCTAATACAGGGACCCTCTCCAGCTACATAATATTGGAGACCCCTCTGGTTACCGATACTGGGGGctgctttggctacctatactgagggtccctctgCCCAACACCTactgtggtggggggagggtacaTCTGatggcctaatactgggggttacCAAATACTGGGGCGTCCCTCTACCTACCAATTATTGGGGGGctacttctagctacctatactagagtgcTATCtccagctacctatcctggggggaaggggggattttATACACTCTCCCTGAGAACTATTTAGCCTGCAAACTGGCCTGGGTGGGGCTTCCCTTAATTTGGAAGTACGTACTCATACAAGGCGGGGCTTCCCATTTTTAGGAACACTATACATACTAATACTGGGTGTCTATAACCAAAGTCGATCGGgacaggaagtaaatatggctgcAAGCAAATCATAGCCACGAGCTGCCTATCAGTTCACTAATACATTGTCACAGCTGAGGATGAATTGGTGAGCAGCACTGTGTGGCTTTGATTTGTCCCTCGTCATTTTCATTTCCTTTGGAGCAGAGCTGTGGACACTCTGCAAATTCTCTGCTCATCTCTATAGCATAGGGGCAACCTGGACAATTGCCCCAGGGTCCACGACTTGTGCCAGGTTTACCCCCAACTATGTAGtggtccccagggcccctgcacagTTTTTAGCAGCTTAGCGACGCACCTGTCTGGACCGGCGCGCTCCTGCATTACTCATGCATTATTCCGTGCGTTTCTATCTTCATCCCTACTGGCCACACCTTCTCAGTGACCTGTTATTACGTATTAACATGcaccaggtcatggaggagaggcgccCCTGTGAGGATTAAGAAGGGACTGCATGGCCGGAGAAAGTGAGTCCCTATGCTGCTAAAAAGGGACCAGGGCTGGTGTAAGCCATGCGGGGGGCCTGGGGCAAAAGAAACTTTGGGGACCCCCCAAGGAAAGTCAGCCTCCGGGGCGCTGTGCCACCAGACCTCCCAGGTGGTCTCCCGCTGACTGCACCCCCGGGTCTCCGCATGTTTCGTAGCTGAGTTAGTAACTCACCTATCCCGGTGGCTGCTCCATCCCGATCTCCATTTTCAGCCACGCTGCCTGTGTCTTCTCAATCCGGCGTATGCGTTGTGTCAATAACTTGTGCCGGACCTGCAGAAGACACGGGCAGCATGGCTGAAGATGGAGGTCGGAAAGGAACAGCTGCCGGGATAGGTGAGTTACTATAAGGTAGCTTAGCTACAGAACATGCAGGGGCTGGGCAAGCAGTCAGTGGgagaccacctggggggtctggtAGCGtggtggcccctgtagtggtcaGGGCCCTCGGGCAATTGCCTTCTTTGCCTCAATGGCAGCGCCGACCCTGCCGGGGCACCTCTGTGTAATTGAAGGGAGAGCTGGGGGGAGCGCGGTAGCCGACTCGGGGGGCCATGGGGAAACCGGCCTTGTCTACAGCCCACATTCTCTGCAAACTGTATTTTCTGAAACGTTTTCTCTTAACTCTATTCACAGTTTCTCCTTTAATTTGGGAAGCGGCCCCAGCGATATCGGTCTGCACTTTAACCCTCGCTTGTCTGAAAACGTCATCGTATGCAACTCCAAAAGCAGCAACAGCTGGGAGTCGGAGGAGAGGAGCAGCCTCATGTGCTTTACCCCGGGAGCCGACGCCAAGGCGAGTATTAGTGTCCATCGTAACTGGTAATTTCCTGTTCATGAATATGTCTGTAATTCTCTCAGTTACGATTCTGATGCTGTGCGCGATTTTATGGGTAATCgttgattttgtgtaatttttgcaaGTGATGCAAATATAAACGCAAatgtgagaaaacacatttttgcacgtgagaaaagaaaacacattttcccaTCATTAAATTGAAGTCTATGAGTTGGAGAAAGTTATAATTTCGCAAAATTGTGTCATTGTATAATTATAGATCATAATTATGATTATATGCAAAGTAAAATTCAGAATAccttgaaattttgcattacgacttCTCATCTTAATtccaaattttgatgcaaaatgacTACTATGCGAAATTCAAGCTCAttgcttccctttaaagagaacccgaggcggggttcttccatcgcaatccccatacagaggctgggtctgtctatagagcccagcctctgttgctatttagtttccttcaaagacccccctgcgcgctgtcaaaccccattaatcacagccgcactatgcggctgtgtttacctcacgaatgtcagtctccgctctcccccgcctcctgaatcgctccagtccccgcccgcgtcccttccctccaatcagcggcgaggaaagggacgtgggatggaaggtctcgctcaccaacaaaggttagataaactgggtttatttagtctagagaaaagacgccttagaggagatctaattaacatgtataaatacatcagagggcaatataataccatggcggatgagctttttgaccctaggccttctcaaaggactagaggacatgatctgcgcatggaggaaaaacgttttagccatttatttaggaaagggttctttacagtaagggtgattaagatgtggaatgcattgccacaggaagtcgttatggcaaactctatacctgcatttaaagggggcttagatgctttccttgcgttgaaagacattcatggctacaattacgCGGTTATGcctaatgttgatccagggattttatctgattgccatctggagtcgggaaggaatttttcccttttggggctaattggaccatgccttgtaagggttttttgccttcctctggatcaacagggatatgtgatggagcaggctggtgttgtactttgtactggttgaactcgatggacgtatgtctttttttcaaccaaaataactatgtaactatgtgggcagggaccggagcaattcaggaggcgggggagagcggagactgacagtagtgagataaacacagcttcatagcgcggctgtgttttatggggtctgacagcgcgcaggggggtctttggaggaaactatatagcaacagaggctgggctctatacgcagacccagcctctgtatggagattgcgatgtaagaaccccgcctcgggttctctttaagggctctgcctctgacacaggagacctgggtccgaatctcagctcttcctgttcagtaagctgcacctattcagtaggagaccttgggcaagacaccttaacactgctactgctgcaactatatctggctacctatactgtctgcacctatatctggctacctatactgtctgcacctatatctggctacctatactgtctgcacctatatctggctacctatactggcgcacctattccaggacaggaaaagtgggataccaatgcatatcttcaacaccttcaagaaagccctcaaaactcaccttttcactctggcctaccacccctcacaattgctctaaacccacagctgaattcttgtcccctacctctcgtgtccttacctctccctctagattgtaagcctttgggcagggtcctcctccttttgtgtcctacctgatcatgcacctccattactgtgaacccatgccatgcatttgagggaacctaacttgcctaatctccatgctcccctccagtgactaagcattaccttgtactcatactgtgctgtgtgatctccatgctcccatccagtgactaagcattaccttgtactcatactgtgctgtgtgatctccatgctccatccagtgactaagcattaccttgtactcatactgtgctgtgtgatctccatgctccatccagtgactaagcattaccctgtactcatactgtgctgtgtgatctccatgctcccatccagtgactaagcattaccttgtactcatactgtgctgtgtgatctccatgctcccatccagtgactaagcattaccttgtactcatactgtgctgtgtgatctccatgctgcatccagtgactaagcattaccttgtactcatactgtgctgtgtgatctccatgctcccatccagtgactaagcattaccctgtactcatactgtgctgtgtgatctccatgctcccatccagtgactaagcattaccttgtactcatactgtgctgtgtgatctccatgctcccctccagtgactaagcattacctggtactcatactgtgctgtgtgatctccatgccccatccagtgactaagcattaccttgtactcatactgtgctgtgtgatctccatgctcccatccagtgactaagcattatcttgtactcatactgtgctgtgtgatctccatgctcccctccagtgactaagcattaccttgtactcatattgtgctgtgtgatctccatgctccatccagtgactaagcattaccttgtactcatactgtgctgtgtgatctccatgccccatccagtgactaagcattaccttgtactcatactgtgctgtgtgatctccatgctccatccagtgactaagcattaccttgtactcatactgtgctgtgtgatctccatgctcccctccagtgactaagcattaccttgtactcatactgtgctgtgtgatctccatgctccatccagtgactaagcattaccttgtactcatactgtgctgtgtgatctccatgctccatccagtgactaagcattaccttgtactcatactgtgctgtgtgatctccatgctccatccagtgactaagcattaccttgtactcatactgtgctgtgtgatctccatgctccatccagtgactaagcattaccttgtactcatactgtgctgtgtgatctccatgctccatccagtgactaagcattaccttgtactcatactgtgctgtgtgatctccatgctccatccagtgactaagcattaccttgtactcatactatgctgtgtgatctggtctttcttgtattcctgtattgttgtattgctgtatgtcacccctaaatattgtctgtaacctaaactaacgtccagcgctgcgtaatatgttggctctttataaatacaatacataataaaaataataataatatctggattcagcagaatcagggctcttacaaacagtaacattttgtcagtaaatgtaattcttctttgaaaagaaaaaaaaaaaaaaaacagaaaaatattttatttgttatttcactttttttaaacatatttaatTCAAAAAATGTGTTATATCTCCAGAATAAGTACAAAATTTAGTTTCAGTGTTCAATTCATTACGGGGAAAAAAAGACAATATATAATATGTCCTTTTTCATGTAGGTTTTATTGTCaaaatcctaagtaaacctaatAAGTGCAAAATGTCTACaaactgcttggcagtagatgttcGTGTTTAGGACAAATCgtctggcagggaaagggttaagcaTGCATTGATCTCTTGTCTTGCTGCCTCCGCAGGTTTCAATCAAGTTTGGCGATGGCAATTTTGAGGTGAAATTACCGGACGGCCATGAAATCTCTTTTCCGAATCGCCACGGCTATGACAAAATCACATATCTCTCCGTCAAAGGGGATTTCAAAGTCACATCTTTTAAATATGAATAAAGAGCCAGTTGTTTAGAATGTTATTAAAGTTTATTGTGATGCAGAAGAAAGACtggattttattttttcataatGACATGAATTGCTTGAGCTATCCAGCAATCTATTCACactgaaaattgtgcaaaaggtggatcagcgcatcattcTATTCACACTGTTATTTCTGGAAAGTTTTTAAAAATGTACCTTACAGCGACGATCAGCTGCATATATCAAACCTAAAGAAGGTAGCGAGAGAAAGTATCCTGCACTAAAGAGTACATAAAGagagtacataatgatacagacaatggaatactgtatacaaaatacagaattggtaattatagtgacaaaagtaacatgatgagtaaaatgtataatgaattccaagactcaaaagggtgagagagcaatGACCTTACGAGCTTAaagtctaaaggaatggggggggcacAATAAACATACCAAAAGGCATTGtggttttaggatatctagtagtagTGCAAATTAGCCTTAGGTaaaacaggcccagatttacatcacaggagcctataggcacagatgtcctggcaacctagacttctgcctccatgaacctacaaacacctgctgaactgcaccacaagtgtgctggctggcccagctgtcacttctccccagagcagggacaaggtcctccagcacccaaggctgagacaccaaagtgcgcccctccgtccctcccaccccagctggcacacactgattgctattagactaagaggcgccacagggcccacaacctccccaacaccttaatatctagttatctggcttgcagtcactgatatgtatccccttctcttatttctttctgcttcaaacacaattaggaatgacagctgaatgaattgtgcgccccctcctacactgcgccctgaggctggagcctctccagcctatgcctcggcccggccctgcttctcccttacttcccttgcttgtcataggttgctacaggtgcccctaagtattaggtagccagaggtaccctcactaTTAAATAGCCagaggtgcctctgactgaagggggatctggtcagtggaatgccaatagccaggtgagtaacctctcatttactcttcgttcgggactctgcataagaaaagagggagggaggagctcggggaggggagggagccgctcctccatcatcaggcgtctgtaggcaggtgcctacagtgccttatggtaaatccggccctgaggtcAAAGGTggaatggcctaagctagagcatATGCGTGTCTCAAAAAGTGAGTTTTGTGGGAGCGTTTCTTGATATCTAAGGAGTGACGTTTGTGCTGTGgaaaggcattccagaggaggggtgaagcacgtgagaaatcttgtatatgtaaatgcctg
Encoded here:
- the LGALS2 gene encoding galectin-2; this translates as MSEKFEILNLELKVGETLKLKGKLPSDAKSFSFNLGSGPSDIGLHFNPRLSENVIVCNSKSSNSWESEERSSLMCFTPGADAKVSIKFGDGNFEVKLPDGHEISFPNRHGYDKITYLSVKGDFKVTSFKYE